The Pleurodeles waltl isolate 20211129_DDA chromosome 6, aPleWal1.hap1.20221129, whole genome shotgun sequence genome has a segment encoding these proteins:
- the ZBTB34 gene encoding zinc finger and BTB domain-containing protein 34, whose translation MQKDNCTSEEMDSNSFIQFDVPEYSNTVLSQLNELRVQGKLCDIIVHIQGQPFRAHKAVLAASSPYFRDHSALSTMSGLSISVIKNPTVFEQLLSFCYTGRMSLQLKDVVSFLTAASFLQMQCVIDKCTQILESIHSKFSVVDSVTGDVIEEDQGNHNGIKESSYFANPLEISPPYCPPRQSTVSDLKMDTSIALRSRLQEEGQSDRGSSGSVSEHEIQIDGDHEQSDLIPRENQIEEVKIKMEKSDRPSCSDSSSLGDDGYHTEMVDGEQVVAVNVGSYGSVLQHAYSSFSQAGYPSAHVSESFRSAGSSGPSRSLLSGYRGRGRQKRASHLHSDMHRLIQAADGDPLATTTGYDNSPQEKNSRGYWHPYSERLICIYCGKTFNQKGSLDRHMRLHMGITPFVCKYCGKKYTRKDQLEYHIRGHTDDKPFRCEVCGKCFPFQGTLNQHLRKNHPGVAEVRSRMESPERTDSYVEPNLHNDTSLSETNMDSPVDSRSGETL comes from the exons ATGCAGAAAG ATAATTGTACATCGGAAGAAATGGACagtaacagcttcatccagtttgaTGTACCAGAGTACAGCAATACTGTTCTGAGCCAATTAAATGAGTTACGAGTTCAAGGAAAGCTGTGTGACATCATAGTCCACATTCAGGGTCAACCCTTCAGAGCCCACAAAGCAGTTTTAGCCGCCAGTTCTCCTTACTTTCGCGATCACTCTGCTTTGAGCACCATGAGTGGCTTATCCATATCAGTCATTAAAAACCCAACTGTTTTTGAACAGTTGCTTTCTTTTTGCTACACTGGAAGGATGTCCTTACAGCTAAAGGATGTTGTTAGTTTTTTAACGGCAGCCAGCTTTTTGCAAATGCAGTGTGTGATTGACAAGTGCACGCAGATTTTGGAGAGCATTCACTCAAAGTTTAGTGTTGTTGATTCTGTCACTGGTGACGTCATTGAAGAAGACCAAGGGAACCACAATGGAATCAAAGAAAGTAGCTATTTTGCCAATCCATTAGAAATATCGCCGCCATATTGCCCTCCTCGGCAGTCCACAGTAAGCGATTTAAAGATGGACACCAGCATCGCCTTGCGAAGCCGCTTACAAGAAGAGGGGCAGTCAGACAGAGGGAGCAGTGGTAGTGTTTCAGAGCATGAAATTCAGATTGATGGTGATCACGAACAAAGCGATCTTATACCGAGAGAAAACCAAATTGAAGAAGtgaaaattaaaatggaaaaatcagACCGGCCAAGTTGTTCGGACAGCTCTTCTCTTGGCGATGATGGCTACCATACAGAAATGGTGGATGGCGAGCAAGTGGTGGCCGTTAATGTTGGTTCGTATGGGTCGGTGCTGCAGCATGCCTACTCATCCTTTTCTCAGGCTGGTTACCCTTCTGCCCATGTTTCCGAATCTTTCAGAAGTGCAGGGAGCTCTGGTCCCTCAAGGTCATTGCTTAGTGGTTACAGAGGTCGCGGTCGTCAGAAACGCGCCTCCCATTTACACAGTGACATGCATAGGCTGATACAAGCGGCTGACGGCGATCCACTAGCTACCACCACAGGATATGACAACAGTCCCCAAGAGAAGAATTCAAGAGGTTACTGGCATCCCTACAGTGAACGGTTAATCTGtatttactgtggaaagactttcAACCAGAAGGGCAGCCTTGATCGACACATGAGATTGCATATGGGTATCACTCCCTTTGTTTGCAAGTATTGTGGTAAGAAATATACACGCAAAGACCAGCTTGAGTATCATATTCGTGGTCATACAGATGATAAACCTTTCCGCTGTGAGGTCTGTGGCAAATGCTTTCCTTTCCAAGGAACTCTAAACCAGCATCTGAGAAAAAATCACCCTGGAGTGGCAGAAGTGAGAAGTCGAATGGAGTCGCCAGAAAGAACGGATTCGTATGTGGAACCGAACCTCCATAATGACACCTCACTTTCTGAAACAAACATGGACTCACCAGTTGATTCACGTAGTGGTGAAACCCTCTAA